The DNA sequence TTTTTATTAAGCTCTTTGGCACTTTTCAAATCCGTTCCAAATGGTTTTTCGATTATCAATCGTTTATAGCCACTTACAGGTTCATTCAGCCCAACTTCAGCTAAACTTTGAGGAATGATCTCGTACAAATTGGGCGGTGTTGATAAGTAGAAAATATAATTTTCCGGAATAGATAGCTCTTTGCTCAGTAATTCAAGTCTTTTTTTCAGGATTGGGTAATCTACCGCATCAGCAGTTGAAAGTGGTTGATAATAGAGATGTTCCAGAAAAGCATCGATATCTTTTTGTGTGTGCTGCTGATCAGGCAAAAACTCTTTCATGTTTTCGCGAAACTCTAAATCCGTAAGTTTTGTCCGGGCAACTCCCAATACCGCTAATTTCTCAGGAAGAAGATTTTGAGTGTGCAATTCGTAAAGCGCAGGTATTAATTTTCGTTTGGTAAGGTCGCCCGATGCTCCGAAAATAACTAAAATATGTGATTCTGGTTGTTTCATTGTTGACGTTTAAATTAATCAATAAACAGTTAAAAACGAATTTTGATCAAATGGAGTAACGATCTTTCAGTAGTTTTCGGCTATTCTTGAACAGGGGAATCGTTGGTAACCCAAACTAAACAGTGTTCAGAAAAGAATTGATGATGCAGTTTGTAGATGGATTCACTGCCAGAGGATATAAATTTGGCGAAAAACTGGGTTTCAGACTCACGGATAATATGGATTTGTTGTTTGAATTCAACACCTTCGTTGTCAACCAACTTAAAAATGGCTTCTTTTGCACACCAGTAAAGGCATTGCTGTTGTGGGTTTTTGTCAGTTTGCCTGATTTCAATGTCGGAAAGATATTTTTTTTCGATCCTGTTAAAGTCACGGGTTGTCTCCTCAATGTCGATTCCTACATTTAGTTGTTCATGAAGAATAATCGCGGCAAAGTTGCGCGAATGGCTGATGGACAGGTGTTTGAATTGGTCGTGTTTCAGGATTGGCTTTCCGGAGTTTAAATAGGAAATGGCGAAGTCGGAACCAATCAGTTGCCTGATTAACAGGCGGGTTACCAGCCATTCAACTTTACGCTTTTCGTACGTGTATTTCAGGAAATTGGGATCCAATAATTCGGTTTCTGAAAAAGATGGAAGCAATTCGGCTGTTGTTTCAGCGAACTCCCAAAGTCCGATTAGCCCTCCCGGGATTGGTATCGTTTTAAAAAGTGGCATCTAGTGTTTCCACTCCGTGGTTTCAATTAAACGAATAACATCAGGTGTCAGAAAGTCGATTACCGGTCGCAAGGAATCGATGTTGGGAACTTCACGGATGTATAAAGCCCCGCGAAGGAAGTTTTTGGTGCTGTCGGTGAGGTAAAATTGTAGTGGAGAGGCTGCATTGCCATCGATCATGTAGATCGTTCCATAGACTTTTTTTTCAGGATTGATAAAAATCCGTTCGTTGATGGCGTCAGCTTTGATGGTATGCTTGTACGCCAGCGTGCGCGAATCTTCGAGTAGTTTTGCAAGGTTCTTCTCGACCTTTTTATAACTGATATGTACTTCTGCTTTGTGAGCTGGTACTTTAAGGTTAATCCAATAGGGTTCGGCCAACCGGTCATGATCAGGTAAAGCTTTACCATAGTCTGGAATATCAAACTTATACGGTAACGCTGTTGAATCAAATGAGTGATATGTTTTTTTTTGAAAGTCGATGCGGAAATAACCGTGAGGTTTGGGTACATAATCCTGATGACAGGAAAATGTCAGGACAAGAATTAGAGCGAAGAAGTATGAAATTTTTGGCATTTGCTTTAGGCTTCCGGATTTTTAATTTCAACTTTTATCTGTTTAATTCTACGGTTGTCGACCGCTTCGATAGTGAAAACGCAATTTTTACAGGAAATTGTATCGGTTTTAACCGGAAATTCACCTTTTAATTCTAAAATCAATCCGGCAAGAGTATCTGCTTCACCTTTAACGTCGTCAAATACAGTATCTTCCAATCCAATAACTTTGTAGAAATCGTTGAGCATTGTTTTGCCATCGAAAAGATATTTGTTTTCACTGATTTTGGTGTAGAATTTTTCTTCTTCATCAAATTCATCGGTTATTTCGCCAACAATTTCTTCCAAAACATCTTCAAGTGTAACAATTCCAGAAGTTCCTCCATACTCGTCAACAACAATGGCCATGTGAACTTTATTTTTCTGAAACTCTTCAAGCAGGTCATCAATTTTCTTTGTTTCAGGAACATAAAATGGTGGCCTGATGATGCTTTGCCAGCGGAACGACGCGCCTTTAAGCACATGGGGCAACAAATCTTTGATGTACAGGATTCCTTTGATATTGTCAAAACTGTCAGAAAAAACGGGTATTCTCGAAAAACCAGTTTCGGTAATCAGTGTCATTATCTGACTATAGCTGGAATCGATATCGGCAGAAACAACATCGACCCTTGAACGCATAATTTCAGCCACACTTTTATTCCCAAATTTCACGATGCCTTTTAATATCTCAGAATCATCCTTCAGTTCTGTTTGCGACGTGAGTTCAAGCGCCTGAGATAATTCATCAACAGAAATGTGGTTGTTGTAGGCGTGAATGCGATTGTTTAAAAATGACGTCGAATAGATTAGTATTGAATTTACCGGTCTAAGAACTTTAATGGTGTAATGCAAAGGCATTGCAATGAAGCGGGCAAATTTCATTGCATGATGGGTGGAATAAACTTTAGGTATAATTTCTCCGAAGAGTAAAATTACAAATGAAATAATGACCACCTGAACGATAAATCCCAGTATTGGTTCGTTGGTAAAATCCACAATGGAATCGACCGTAAAACTGGAGAGGATGACGATGCCCACATTAACAAAATTGTTGGCTACCAGAATCGTGGCCAACAATTGCTCTGGTGACTCCAGATTCTTTTGTATGTATGAATTCTTTTTGGACGAGGTCTTGAATATTTTGTGCTTTTCGGCTGGACTTAATGAGAAGTAAGCAACTTCAGATCCGGAAATGAGAGCTGAAAGCACAAGCAAAATTGCTATAACAAACAAGCTGATCGCAATGCCTGTAGTAAATGGGTGAAATTGAATATTCCAGTATATTGCGGTCAGCATGGGTAACGGGTCTGTTTCCAATTAACTATTATTTAGGTTACTAAAATGGAAGATCGTCTTCTTCCGGTTGACTAAAATCTGGTTCATTCACGCTCTGAACCGATTCGGTTTGCATTGGTTGTCCTACTGTTTCTGTTTGACCTTCGCGTCTGCCAAGCAACTGCATGGTGTCGGCATTAATTTCAGTAGCATAATGCTTCACACCATCTTTGTCATAGTCGCGAGTTCGAAGTCGACCTTCGATGTATAGTTGACTTCCTTTTTTCACATATTTTTCAACAACTTCGGCAAGGCCTCTCCATGCGACAACGTTGTGCCATTCAGTATTACTTACTTTCTCCCCGGTCTTTGAAGTGTAGTTTTCTGTAGTAGCAAGTGAAAACCTTGCAACTGCAACTCCCTTGTCCAAGTGTCTGATTTCCGGGTCGCGGCCCACATTACCAACCAAAATTACTTTGTTAACTGACATGTTTGTATAGTTTTAAGAGTTAGACAGAATTAAAATTACGACAAAATCTATTATTTTTTTGATTTCAGGTCTCAAATTTCCTGAATTGTCCAAAAATCATTATGAATAACTGATATTTAGATATGAACTATACATTTTTCATGTACTCATTCAAATAAGTTTCCAATAGTTTCGGTACAGCAAAGTTAAAAATATCTTCCTTATTCACTCTGATAAAATCTTCGGTTCCATTAATTTTATCGGTAAGTTGTATTCTAACAAAACGATAATGGATTCGCTGGTGGCTCAGGATATGAATTTTCCAATCGCTCACATTTTCAATGATCGCTTGGTCGGTTGTTGAAATAATTCTGTCGAACTCTGTCAGGGTTGTTAGTTTTTCAATGCTAATTTCATCCTCCGTTTCGATAAATGGAAATTCGAAGAGATTTTTCCATATATCTTTCCCTTCTCGTTTTCTTATCCATGTATGGTTTCTATGCGATAATACCAGATAATTAAAATGCCGGTCGCGTTGTTTGGTCTTGTTTTGCTTAACGGGTAATTCAGTAATTTTTTGATTCAAAAAAGCAAAGCATCTTTCTTTTAATGGACATTGATTGCAGTTTGGACCTTTGGGTGTGCATTGCAATGCCCCAAATTCCATTATTGCCTGATTATGCATTCCCGGATCGACTCCTTTGATTAATTCTATGGCTAAATTGTTGAATGTTTTCTTCCCGCTACTTGTGTCAATTGGGTCTGCAATGCCAAAGAATCTGGATAATACACGATACACATTACCATCAACCGTTGGATATTCAAGATTAAACGAAATGGAGGCAATGGCCGCAGCGGTATATTCTCCAATGCCTTTCAGCGAGCGTATTGTGTTGTAATTATCCGGGAAAATGCCATTGTAATTTTGCTGAATGAATTTTGCTGTAAAATGAAGGTTTCTTGCTCTGGAATAGTAACCCAAACCTTGCCAAAGTTTCAGTATCTGATCCTCAGGAGCGTCGGCCAGATCCGAAATGGTGGGAAATTCAGCTGCAAATCTCGAATAATAGGCCATTCCCTGATCAATTCGGGTCTGTTGAAGGATGATTTCGGATAGCCAGATTAAGTATGGATTACGTGTATTTCTCCATGGTAAATCGCGCTTGTATAAAGAATACCAGGAATGTACTGGTGAGTTGAAAAAGTCCATATTTTACCTAACTGCTTTAAAATCTTTGCAAATTGCAAAAATAATCGAATTAGAATGTTTCTACTTTTTAAATAATTTATATTTTTGCACACCAATTGTTTCAGAAATATATATTGTTGAAAATTAAATATTTTAAGAGATGACAAAAGCAGATATTGTTAACGAAGTTAGTAAGAACACTGGTATTGAGAAAGTGACAGTGCAAAAAGCAGTTGAGGCTTTCATGGAAACTGTGAAAGATTCCCTAACCGAAGGAAGAAATGTGTATCTTCGCGGTTTCGGAAGTTTTATTGTAAAAAGAAGAGCTGAGAAGACTGCTCGTAATATTTCCAGAAATACTACAATCATTATTCCTGAGCATTTTATTCCTTCTTTCAAACCAGCTAAAACCTTTGTAGCACAAGTTAAAGACCAAGTAAAATAAATTATTATGCCAAGCGGAAAAAAAAGAAAAAGACATAAGATGGCTACGCACAAGCGTAAGAAAAGACTAAGAAAAAATAGACATAAAAAGAAGAAATAGTCTTTGCTTTATTAAGCATTAGCTTTTAAAGACCTTTTTATTATTAAACCTAAAGTGCTATTGTGCTTTAGGTTTAATCTGTTTTTAAGTCTGTTAATTGTAACTTGTAAAAAATATGGAACGTTGTGAGTAGCGATTTAATTGTAAATGTCTCTCCTTCGGAAGTCGTAATCGCTTTATTGGAAGATAAAGGGTTAGTTGAACTTAACAGGGAAATGACAGGGGCTAAATTTGCAGTCGGGGATATTTATCTTGGACGTGTGAAAAAGATAATGCCCAGTCTGAACGCTGCATTCATTGACGTAGGATACGAAAAAGATGCTTTTCTGCATTACCTTGATATGGGG is a window from the Aquipluma nitroreducens genome containing:
- a CDS encoding 4'-phosphopantetheinyl transferase family protein; this encodes MPLFKTIPIPGGLIGLWEFAETTAELLPSFSETELLDPNFLKYTYEKRKVEWLVTRLLIRQLIGSDFAISYLNSGKPILKHDQFKHLSISHSRNFAAIILHEQLNVGIDIEETTRDFNRIEKKYLSDIEIRQTDKNPQQQCLYWCAKEAIFKLVDNEGVEFKQQIHIIRESETQFFAKFISSGSESIYKLHHQFFSEHCLVWVTNDSPVQE
- the gldD gene encoding gliding motility lipoprotein GldD, producing the protein MPKISYFFALILVLTFSCHQDYVPKPHGYFRIDFQKKTYHSFDSTALPYKFDIPDYGKALPDHDRLAEPYWINLKVPAHKAEVHISYKKVEKNLAKLLEDSRTLAYKHTIKADAINERIFINPEKKVYGTIYMIDGNAASPLQFYLTDSTKNFLRGALYIREVPNIDSLRPVIDFLTPDVIRLIETTEWKH
- the gldE gene encoding gliding motility-associated protein GldE; the encoded protein is METDPLPMLTAIYWNIQFHPFTTGIAISLFVIAILLVLSALISGSEVAYFSLSPAEKHKIFKTSSKKNSYIQKNLESPEQLLATILVANNFVNVGIVILSSFTVDSIVDFTNEPILGFIVQVVIISFVILLFGEIIPKVYSTHHAMKFARFIAMPLHYTIKVLRPVNSILIYSTSFLNNRIHAYNNHISVDELSQALELTSQTELKDDSEILKGIVKFGNKSVAEIMRSRVDVVSADIDSSYSQIMTLITETGFSRIPVFSDSFDNIKGILYIKDLLPHVLKGASFRWQSIIRPPFYVPETKKIDDLLEEFQKNKVHMAIVVDEYGGTSGIVTLEDVLEEIVGEITDEFDEEEKFYTKISENKYLFDGKTMLNDFYKVIGLEDTVFDDVKGEADTLAGLILELKGEFPVKTDTISCKNCVFTIEAVDNRRIKQIKVEIKNPEA
- a CDS encoding single-stranded DNA-binding protein, which gives rise to MSVNKVILVGNVGRDPEIRHLDKGVAVARFSLATTENYTSKTGEKVSNTEWHNVVAWRGLAEVVEKYVKKGSQLYIEGRLRTRDYDKDGVKHYATEINADTMQLLGRREGQTETVGQPMQTESVQSVNEPDFSQPEEDDLPF
- the mutY gene encoding A/G-specific adenine glycosylase; its protein translation is MDFFNSPVHSWYSLYKRDLPWRNTRNPYLIWLSEIILQQTRIDQGMAYYSRFAAEFPTISDLADAPEDQILKLWQGLGYYSRARNLHFTAKFIQQNYNGIFPDNYNTIRSLKGIGEYTAAAIASISFNLEYPTVDGNVYRVLSRFFGIADPIDTSSGKKTFNNLAIELIKGVDPGMHNQAIMEFGALQCTPKGPNCNQCPLKERCFAFLNQKITELPVKQNKTKQRDRHFNYLVLSHRNHTWIRKREGKDIWKNLFEFPFIETEDEISIEKLTTLTEFDRIISTTDQAIIENVSDWKIHILSHQRIHYRFVRIQLTDKINGTEDFIRVNKEDIFNFAVPKLLETYLNEYMKNV
- a CDS encoding HU family DNA-binding protein, translated to MTKADIVNEVSKNTGIEKVTVQKAVEAFMETVKDSLTEGRNVYLRGFGSFIVKRRAEKTARNISRNTTIIIPEHFIPSFKPAKTFVAQVKDQVK